From Mumia sp. ZJ1417:
CGCTTCGCCGCCACGATCACGGCGGTCGTCCTCGGTGTCGCGCTCGTCGCGATCGGTTCGCCGTTCGCGACGGTCCTGATCGGTCTGCAGTTCGCGGTCTTCGCCGTCGGTGTCCTCGGCGGCCCGGCACGCACCCCGTACGCGCAGATGTTCGCTCGTGTCGTCCGCCCCCGGATCGGGGCGCCGGCCGAGACCGAGGATGCACGTCCGCCGCGGTTCGCCCAGGCGGTCGGCGGGGTCTTCGCGCTCGTCGGCCTCGTGGCGTCGCTCGCCGGCCTGACCGCGGTCGCTGCGGTCGCCGTCGGCTTTGCGCTCGCGGCGGCCCTGCTCAACGCCGTCACTGGCTTCTGCCTCGGCTGCGAGATGTACCTGCTGGTCCGTCGCGTCGCACCGCAGCGGGCCTGACTCACCGACTCACACCACAAACCCATCACCGTCACATCTCAGCCTGACAACAACCGTGGAGGTAATACCATGAGCCGCGAATCTGCGCTCGTCACCGCCGACTGGGTCGAGGAGCACCTCGCCGACGACGGCATCGTGCTCATCGAGGTCGACGAGGACACCACCGCTTACGACAAGGGCCACATCGCCGGTGCGATCAAGCTCGACTGGAAGAACGACCTGCAGGATCCGGTCCGCCGCGACTTCGTCAACAAGGCGCAGTTCGAGGCGCTCCTGTCCGAGCGTGGCGTGAGCAACGACGACACCGTCGTGCTCTACGGCGGCAACAACAACTGGTTCGCCGCCTACGCCTACTGGTACTTCAAGCTGTACGGCCACCAGGACGTCAAGCTGCTCGACGGCGGCCGCAAGAAGTGGGAGCTCGACAGCCGTGAGCTCGTCGAGGAGATCCCGACCCGCGCGACGACGTCCTACACCGCGCAGGAGCAGGACACGTCGATCCGCGCGTTCCGCGACGAGGTCGTGGCCGCCATCGGCGTCCAGAACCTCATCGACGTCCGCAGCCCCGACGAGTTCGCCGGGCGCCTGCTGGCGCCGGCGCACCTCCCGCAGGAGCAGGCGCAGCGCGGCGGCCACATCCCCACGGCCGGCAACGTCCCGTGGAGCAAGGCGGCCAACGACGACGGCACCTTCAGGAGCAACGAAGAGCTCGAGGCGCTGTACGCCGAGGCCGGCCTCGACCGCAGCAAGGACACCATCGCGTACTGCCGCATCGGTGAGCGCTCCTCGCACACGTGGTTCGTGCTGCAGGAGCTCCTCGAGATCCCGAACGTCAAGAACTACGACGGCTCCTGGACTGAGTACGGTTCGCTCATCGGCGTGCCGGTCGCGCTCGGCGACGAGCCCGGCGAGGCCTGAGCATGTGCGGCGCGACGCGTGGCGGCCCGAGCCTGGACGGGGTCGACCTCGACAAGGAGTCCGTCATCCAGGGCATCGTGACGAAGGCGGGCGAGCCCGTGGGCAACGCCTACGTACGCCTCCTCGACGCGACCGGTGAGTTCACCGCCGAGGTGCCGACGTCGGAGACCGGACAGTTCCGGTTCTTCGCGGCTCCCGGGCAGTGGACGCTGCGCACGCTCGCGCCGCGGGTCCAGCCGGTCGACCGGCTGGTCCAGGCCCAGCGGGGAAGCGCGGTCGACGTCGAGGTGACGCTCGAGACCGTCTGACCTCCCGCTGGTCGAGCCGACCTGCCGCTGGTCGAGCCGACCTCCCGCTGGTCGAGCCTGTCGAGACCACGAAGCCCCCGCCCCGGCTCTCCGGGGCGGGGGCTTCGGCGTACGGTCAGTTGACTTCGGTCTCGGAGCCGAGCTTGGAGGCGTCGTCGGGATAGAGGCGGAGGTATCTCTTGACCCGGTCGTTGCGGACCATCCGCCAGAGCTGCTCGCCCTTTTCGAGGTCGAGGTTGACGATGCTCTGACCATTGGCATCCTCGCCGAACCGCTGGGCAGCGAGTGGCACCGTCATGAAGTCCACCTCGTCGACGTTGATGCTCTTCATGTTCCAGGCGAGGTCGGTGATGGTCGAGACGCTGAAGTTCTCATCGATGGTGAGGTGCTTCGCGACGGAGCCGACCGTCTTCTGGAGCTTGATGGGGTTGCTGATGTTCTCGGTGCTCATCATCTTCTTGAGGAGCAGCCGGATGAAGTTCTGCTGACGCTTGATCCGATCGAAGTCACCGTCGCCGAGCCCGTAGCGGGTGCGGACGTACTGGAGGGCCTTCTTGCCCTTGAGCTTGTGCCAGCCCTTCTCCCAGCTGACCTTCTGGGAGGTGTCGTAGAACGTCTCGGGGATGTAGACCCGGACCCCGCCGACCGCCTCCGTCATGTCGCGGAAGCCGTCCCAGTCCATGATCACCATGTGGTCGAGGCGGAGGTTGGTGAGGTGCTCGACCGTCGAGATCGCGCCGTTCGGGCCGTAGTTGGCGAAGGCGGCGTTGATCTTGTCCTCGCCCCGCGCCTCGCCCTCCTCGTCGTAGATCGTCACATGGGAGTCGCGCGGGATGGAGATGACGGAGACACGGCTACGGTCGGCCGAGACGTGCGCAACCATGATGGTGTCGCTGCGATGGATCCGTCCCTCCTTCCAAAGGCCATCGTCGTTGAGGTCGGCTTTGATCGAGGAGGAGTTGTTGTTGCCGTCGGCCTCGGCGTCGGCGCCGAGCACGAGGATGTTGAGCGCCTCGCCGGGAGCGGGATCAGGGCGGTTCTCTTCTTTAATGGCCGCGATGGGGACCTTGTCGATGCCGGTGAAGCTCTTGATCATGCCGAGGGCGTATGCGCCGGAAGCGACGAGGAAGACGGAGAGCAGAGTCGCGATCGTGGCCGCCACCCAGTGGCGGCGCACCCAGCCGCGCGGCTTCTCAGCGCGTCGTTTGCCGGCGCCGTCGTAGTCGCTCATCCAACTCCCTGTTCAGTACATGCCACCCGGCATGACGGCAGCCCAGGACGTCTGGCCGGGGCTGCAATCCCCTTATTCTGCCTCAAGACCGGCGATCATCCCAGGCGAACAGTGTCTCTCCTTGTCAGTTCACCGCTGTCGAGGACCAACGTCACCGGTCCGTCGTTGACGAGGTCGACCGCCATGTCGGCCCCGAACCTTCCACGTTCGACAGTCGCTCCGAGTTCCCGAAGGACCCTGCAGAACTCCTCGTACAGGGGTTCGGAGACCGGCCCGGGAGCCGCGTCACCCCACGACGGGCGCCGTCCCTTGCGGACGTCGGCGTACAAGGTGAACTGGCTGATGACGAGCAGCGGTGCATCGACATCTGCGGCGGAGCGTTCGTCGCGGAGGATCCGCAGGTTCCAGATCTTGGTGGCCAGAGCAGCGGCGTCGTCGGCGCTGTCGGTGTGCGTGATGCCGACCAGGACCACCAGTCCCGGGCCGTCGAAGGCGCCGACGACCTCGCCGTCGACACGTACCGAGGCGGAGCTGACTCGTTGGACGACGGCACGCACCGCAACATTCTGGCGCGTACGGCACGGGCGTCAACCCTCGGACCCGCCCGTAGACTGAGCGCATGCCCTTCGAGATCCCCGAGGACCTTCACCCCGACATCCTCGGACTCGCGTGGTTGCTGGGCCAGTGGCACGGCAACGGACGCGGCGACTACCCGACGATCGAGCCGTTCTCCTTCGAGCAGGACATCGCCTTCGCGCACGACGGGCGTCCGTTCCTCCACTACTTCAGCCAGACATGGCTCACCGACGAGTCCGGTGAGCGTATTCGCCCTGGCGCCCTCGAGACCGGCTTCCTGCGCCCCGGCGGACCGATCGACAAGGCCAAGGGGCCGGTCGAGCTCCTGCTGACGCACCCGACCGGGTTCGTGGAGATCTACTTCGGCGAGCTCGACGGCCCGCGCCTCACGTTGCAGACCGACGCGGTCGTACGGACGCCGACCGCCAAGGAGTACACGGCCGGCCAGCGCATGTACGGGCTGGTGGACGGCGACCTCATGTACGCCTACGACATGGCTGCACAGGGGCAACCCATGCAGTCGCACCTTTGGGGGCAGCTCAAGCGTGTCTGATCTCGATGCACCGACCTACCGCAGCCCGCTCCTCGACCTACCCGGCGCCGTCGAGGGGGAGGGCATCGACCGTGGTGTGGCCGCGCACTACGGCGCGATCAGCACCGAGCAGCGTGCGCTCGAGGCAGACAAGGCCTTCGTCGACCTCTCCCACCGCGACGTCGTGACCATCACCGGACCCGACCGGTTGGGCTGGCTGCACTCGCTGACCACTCAGGCGTTCGAGGGGTTGGCCCCGGGGACGCCGACGCAGGCCCTGGTGCTGTCGCCGCAGGGTCGGGTCGAGCACGCGTTCCACGGCGTCGACGACGGTGAGACGTTCGTGGCGCACACCGAGCCCGGCCAGGGCGCCGCGCTCGCCTCGTACCTCGACTCGATGCGCTTCATGATGCGCGTCGAGGTAACGCTCGCGACCGACGCGTACGCGGTGCTCGGGCTGTCCGGGCTCGGCTTTGCCGTGGTGCCTCGTACGGAGCTCGCGGCCGCCCCAGACACCTACGGCGCGGCCGTCGGCACCTGGGCCTGGGAGGCGCTGCGGATCGCCGCCGGCGTGCCGAGGCTCGGGCTCGACACCGACGACAAGTCGATCCCCAACGAGTACGGCTGGCAGTACGACGCCTCGACCGGGACCCCGGAGCTCATGCAGGCCGTCCACCTCGCGAAGGGCTGCTACCGCGGCCAGGAGACGGTCGCACGCATCCACAACCTCGGCCGCCCGCCGCGCCGCGCCGTGCTGCTGCACCTCGACGGTTCGGCCGAGCACCTGCCGCTCCACGGGTCCGACGTCGTGCTCGACGGGCGCCGTGTCGGGTTCGTCGGCTCGACCGCCCGCCACCACGAGCTCGGTCCGATCGCCCTCGCCGTCGTCAAGCGCAACGTGCCCGTCGAGGCGACCGTGCTCGCTGACGGCGTCGCCGCCACGCAGGAGGCGTTGGTCGATCCTGAGGTCGGCCTGCACGTGCGTCCGGCGCTCTGAGCCTGGTTGCTATCGTCGCCCGCATGCGTATCTCGGTCATCGGCTGCTCATACCTGGGTGCCGTCACCTCGTCGTGCCTCTCCCGCATGGGACACGACGTCACGGGAGTCGACATCGACACCCGCATCGTCGACGAGCTCTCGGCCGGGCGCGCACCGTTCTTCGAGCCTGGCCTCCAGGGGCTGTTGAGCGAACAGGGTGACACCGGGCGGCTGCGCTACACCACGGACGCGGCAGCGGTCGCCGGCAGCGCCGTCCACTTCGTCTGCGTCGGGACGCCGCAGCGCGCCGGTGAGAACGCCGCCGACCTCAGCCAGGTCGAGAGCGCCATCGAGGCCCTGCTCCCGCACCTCGCCCCGGGTGATGTGGTGGTCGGCAAGTCGACGGTGCCGGTCGGTACGGCGGCGCGGCTGGCAGCACGGATCGCCGAGGTCCAGCCGGAGGCGACGTTGGTGTGGAACCCCGAGTTCCTGCGTGAGGGCTACGCGGTCCAGGACACGCTGCACCCCGACCGGATCGTGTACGGCGTGCCCGAGGGCCCGGCCGGCGAGCGCGCCAGGGCGATCCTCGACGAGGTGTACGCCGCACCGCTGGCCGAGGACGTGCCGCTGGTCGTCACCGACTACCCGACCGCCGAGCTGGTCAAGGTCGCCGCCAACTCCTTCCTCGCCACCAAGATCTCGTTCATCAACGCCATGGCCGAGCTGTGCGAGGTCGCCGGCGCCGACGTCACTGCGCTGGCCGACGCGATCGGTCACGACGACCGCATCGGACGCAAGTTCCTCAACGCCGGGATCGGCTTCGGCGGCGGTTGCCTGCCCAAGGACATCCGCGCCTTCATGGCACGCGCCGGCGAGCTGGGTGCCGACCAGGCGCTGACGTTCCTGCGCGAGGTCGACACCATCAACCTGCGACGCCGTGACCGCGTGGTCGAGATCGCGCGCCAGGTCCTCGACGGCACCGTCACCGGCCGCCGGATCGCGGTGCTGGGTGCGGCGTTCAAACCGAACAGCGACGACGTGCGCGACTCGCCCGCCCTGGACGTGGCCGAACGGCTGCACGTCCACGGTGCGGAGGTGCGCGTCACCGACCCGCATGCGGTCGAGAACGCCCGCCGGCTGCACCCCGACCTCACCTACGTCGCCACCGTCGACGAGGCCGTCGAGGGTGCCGACCTCGTGCTGCTGCTCACCGAGTGGCGCGAGTACGTCACACTCGATCCGGCGGACCTTGCGAAGCAGGTCCGCAACCCGGTCGTCGTCGACGGACGAAACGTGCTTGACCCTGAGACGTGGCGCGACGCCGGCTGGACCTACCGCGGACTCGGTCGCCCCTAACCTCAGGCGCGATGCCGCACGGCCTCGTCGTCGTGGGGGTGCGCCTCGGTCGGCGGGTCGGTGTGGCCGTAGCCGTAGCCGTAGCCGGACCAGCTTCCCTCCTGGGACCGCACCGGCGTCATGGTGAGCACCGTCCCGAGCAACCGCGCACCCACGCCCTGCAACCGGTCGACCGCGCGTCGCACCTGGTCCCGGGTCGTCTTCTTCGACCGCACCACGAGGATGGCGCCGTCGGCCTGCGAGGCCAGCAGAGCGGCGTCGGTGATCGGCAGCAGCGGAGGGGCGTCGATCAGGACCACGTCGTACGACTCCCGCAGCGTGCGCAAGGTCTCCGCCATCGCCTGACTCTGGAGAAGCTCGGCAGGGTTGGGCGGGATCGGCCCGCTCGTGAGGACATCGAGGAACTTGTTGCTCGTCGGCTGGAGCGCGTCGCCGAGGCTGCTCCGACCGATCATCACCGACGTGAGGCCGATGCTCGAGCGGAGCCCGAGGTAGTCGGTGAGCCGCGGTCGCCGGAGGTCACCCTCGACGAGGACGACGCGGTGCTGGGCGATCGCGAGGGTCAGCGCGAGGTTCGTCGCCGTCGTCGACTTGCCCTCGTCGGGGATCGAGCTCGTCACCACGATGACCTTGTTGGACGCGTCGACGTCGACGAACTGGAGGTTGGTCCGCAGGACGCGGAAGGCCTCCGTCCGCGGAGCGAGCAGACCGATCTGGGTGACGAGCGGGCTCTTCGACGCTGCGGAGTCGTACGGGATGGAGCCGAGGACGGGAGCGTCGGTCACCTCCCCGA
This genomic window contains:
- a CDS encoding DUF4395 domain-containing protein, translating into MSATSQPVVRPNDDRPVGRVDPRGQRFAATITAVVLGVALVAIGSPFATVLIGLQFAVFAVGVLGGPARTPYAQMFARVVRPRIGAPAETEDARPPRFAQAVGGVFALVGLVASLAGLTAVAAVAVGFALAAALLNAVTGFCLGCEMYLLVRRVAPQRA
- a CDS encoding sulfurtransferase, whose translation is MSRESALVTADWVEEHLADDGIVLIEVDEDTTAYDKGHIAGAIKLDWKNDLQDPVRRDFVNKAQFEALLSERGVSNDDTVVLYGGNNNWFAAYAYWYFKLYGHQDVKLLDGGRKKWELDSRELVEEIPTRATTSYTAQEQDTSIRAFRDEVVAAIGVQNLIDVRSPDEFAGRLLAPAHLPQEQAQRGGHIPTAGNVPWSKAANDDGTFRSNEELEALYAEAGLDRSKDTIAYCRIGERSSHTWFVLQELLEIPNVKNYDGSWTEYGSLIGVPVALGDEPGEA
- a CDS encoding DUF1416 domain-containing protein; the encoded protein is MCGATRGGPSLDGVDLDKESVIQGIVTKAGEPVGNAYVRLLDATGEFTAEVPTSETGQFRFFAAPGQWTLRTLAPRVQPVDRLVQAQRGSAVDVEVTLETV
- a CDS encoding LCP family protein, whose product is MSDYDGAGKRRAEKPRGWVRRHWVAATIATLLSVFLVASGAYALGMIKSFTGIDKVPIAAIKEENRPDPAPGEALNILVLGADAEADGNNNSSSIKADLNDDGLWKEGRIHRSDTIMVAHVSADRSRVSVISIPRDSHVTIYDEEGEARGEDKINAAFANYGPNGAISTVEHLTNLRLDHMVIMDWDGFRDMTEAVGGVRVYIPETFYDTSQKVSWEKGWHKLKGKKALQYVRTRYGLGDGDFDRIKRQQNFIRLLLKKMMSTENISNPIKLQKTVGSVAKHLTIDENFSVSTITDLAWNMKSINVDEVDFMTVPLAAQRFGEDANGQSIVNLDLEKGEQLWRMVRNDRVKRYLRLYPDDASKLGSETEVN
- the dtd gene encoding D-aminoacyl-tRNA deacylase yields the protein MRAVVQRVSSASVRVDGEVVGAFDGPGLVVLVGITHTDSADDAAALATKIWNLRILRDERSAADVDAPLLVISQFTLYADVRKGRRPSWGDAAPGPVSEPLYEEFCRVLRELGATVERGRFGADMAVDLVNDGPVTLVLDSGELTRRDTVRLG
- a CDS encoding FABP family protein, with the protein product MPFEIPEDLHPDILGLAWLLGQWHGNGRGDYPTIEPFSFEQDIAFAHDGRPFLHYFSQTWLTDESGERIRPGALETGFLRPGGPIDKAKGPVELLLTHPTGFVEIYFGELDGPRLTLQTDAVVRTPTAKEYTAGQRMYGLVDGDLMYAYDMAAQGQPMQSHLWGQLKRV
- a CDS encoding folate-binding protein YgfZ, which gives rise to MSDLDAPTYRSPLLDLPGAVEGEGIDRGVAAHYGAISTEQRALEADKAFVDLSHRDVVTITGPDRLGWLHSLTTQAFEGLAPGTPTQALVLSPQGRVEHAFHGVDDGETFVAHTEPGQGAALASYLDSMRFMMRVEVTLATDAYAVLGLSGLGFAVVPRTELAAAPDTYGAAVGTWAWEALRIAAGVPRLGLDTDDKSIPNEYGWQYDASTGTPELMQAVHLAKGCYRGQETVARIHNLGRPPRRAVLLHLDGSAEHLPLHGSDVVLDGRRVGFVGSTARHHELGPIALAVVKRNVPVEATVLADGVAATQEALVDPEVGLHVRPAL
- a CDS encoding UDP-glucose/GDP-mannose dehydrogenase family protein; the protein is MRISVIGCSYLGAVTSSCLSRMGHDVTGVDIDTRIVDELSAGRAPFFEPGLQGLLSEQGDTGRLRYTTDAAAVAGSAVHFVCVGTPQRAGENAADLSQVESAIEALLPHLAPGDVVVGKSTVPVGTAARLAARIAEVQPEATLVWNPEFLREGYAVQDTLHPDRIVYGVPEGPAGERARAILDEVYAAPLAEDVPLVVTDYPTAELVKVAANSFLATKISFINAMAELCEVAGADVTALADAIGHDDRIGRKFLNAGIGFGGGCLPKDIRAFMARAGELGADQALTFLREVDTINLRRRDRVVEIARQVLDGTVTGRRIAVLGAAFKPNSDDVRDSPALDVAERLHVHGAEVRVTDPHAVENARRLHPDLTYVATVDEAVEGADLVLLLTEWREYVTLDPADLAKQVRNPVVVDGRNVLDPETWRDAGWTYRGLGRP
- a CDS encoding polysaccharide biosynthesis tyrosine autokinase, which gives rise to MLGVHELLQVLRRRWRVITACVVVALAIAGVFLVRATPEYTSTTRLFVSTPQADSTDAYQGGLFSQQRVASYATLITGQAVAERVADRLDLDATPSELAEQISASVVPETVILEVSATDPEPEQAQRIAEATAAEFSTYVRELERAGRNGRAPITATVVDEATLPETPSTPNIERTVGLALLLGLLVGVGAALLRENLDTSVRTSDDLGEVTDAPVLGSIPYDSAASKSPLVTQIGLLAPRTEAFRVLRTNLQFVDVDASNKVIVVTSSIPDEGKSTTATNLALTLAIAQHRVVLVEGDLRRPRLTDYLGLRSSIGLTSVMIGRSSLGDALQPTSNKFLDVLTSGPIPPNPAELLQSQAMAETLRTLRESYDVVLIDAPPLLPITDAALLASQADGAILVVRSKKTTRDQVRRAVDRLQGVGARLLGTVLTMTPVRSQEGSWSGYGYGYGHTDPPTEAHPHDDEAVRHRA